CCGGATGGAGGCGGTGATCTCCTCGGTGGCGGTCACCACCATTTCCAGGGCACCGACCTGCTCGTTGATGGCCTTGAGGGTAGCATCCCCTGCCCCTTCCACCTGCTGGGCGTGGCGGTCCATCTCGGTGACCACGGCGGTCACCGCCGTCATCTGCTGCTGGAGCTGCTCCATCAGGTGATTGAAATGGGTCGCCAGTTGGCCCAGTTCGTCATCGCTGGTGACCTTGACCCTGGCGGTCAAGTCGCCATCCCCCTGGGATATATCCTTGATGCGCTGCTCGATACGGGCCGTGGCCTTGGCCACAGAGGCCGGTACCAGCCAACCGATCAGCACGAAGATCACCAGAATAACGCCGGTGGCCACCCACAATTCCACCAGGCGCACATCGGCATCGTTGTGAGCCTGCTGGGTCATGGCCTGGATATGGTTTTCGATGGCTTCGGTGCTCTGGTCCAAATAGCCCCTGATGGACTCGAAGGCATCGTCTGTGCCCATCAGGTCGAGGCTGACAGAGCCAGCCAAGCGCTGCTGGGACGCCCGTTGCCACTGGTCGATATCGCGGTCAAAGCGCTTTATCCAGTCGTCCACCCTCGGCAGCGGCGTCAGATCCGCCGCTTTCTGAGCCCTGTCCCTGGCTTGCTGCACGTTTTCATCACGTACCTTGGCAAAAGAGCTGGGGTCTTGGCCCTGCTGCTTGGCCAACAGGGCGTCACGCTGGGCAACCAGGGCCTGGTAGAAATCCCGGTCGGCCTGGAGCACGGCGTTGATGGCGGGCAACAGCCGGGTGGCGGTGCTGTTGTTATGTTCCTGCAAGGCGCGGCTGCCGAAATGGGCCAAGGCAGCCAACACCAGTACCAGCAGGGTCAACACAAAGAGGGGGAAACGGATCTTATTGGCCAGGGACAGGTTCATACAACATCTCGGCAGGTAGGCTCGAAGATGTTATCGGCCGCAGCGTCAAAAACTCAACACTGACCAGTCAATTATCCGTTGGCGGTTGCCAAAGCTCGACCCGGTGGCCGGCCGGATCGGTAAACCAGCCGAAGCTGCCGCAAGGGTCCAGCACCGGGCCCTTGATGTCGGTGGCGTCCCCCAGCTTCACCTGGACCAGGGCACCGGCCACATCATCGACGATGAAGTTGACGATAAAGTCTTCGGCAAAGTAAGTGCTGTCCTTGGGAAAGAGGCTCCAGAGGGTAAAGCCCCCTTGGGGGTACTGGGACGGTGAGAAATTGGCGCCGCAGTAGTCTTCGGCCACCCCCAGCCCCAGGTGCTGCTGGTACCAGGCCGCCAGGGAATCGGGATCGGCAGTTTTAAAGAAGACGCCCCCAAGGGCCTGAATTTTTGCCATCTGTCACCTCCGTTGTCCCATCCAGCTTAGCCGCAAACGCCCGGGGCGCCAGTCATCAAAGTGTCACGCCCTGCGGGCACAATGCCGGCCACGACATTGCGATACAGTGTCTGTCCTTCTCAGAGACATCCTGATACTTTTGCCCCTGGCCATGGCCCGGGGCTTTTTCTTTCCGGCGCCCAGCAGAGGATCCCTCGATGCTTTACATGATTGTCGGCGAAGACGTTGCCCAGTCCATGAGCAAACGCCAGCAGGCCCGTCCCGACCACTTGGCCCGGCTGGACGCCTTGCAGGCCCAGGGCCGGCTGGTGCTGGCCGGCCCTAACCCCGCTATCGACAGCGACAACCCCGGTGATGCGGGCTTTAGCGGTTCTTTGATTGTGGCCGAGTTCGACAGCCTGGAAGCGGCACAGGCCTGGGCCGACGCCGATCCCTATGTGGCCGCCGGCGTTTACGCCAAGGTCTTGGTCAAGCCCTTTAAAAAGGTGCTGCCCTGATAAAAAAACGCGGCCAAGGCCGCGTTTTTTCATTTCTGGTTTTGCAGCCTGGCCAGCAGGCTGGAGGTGTCCCAGCGGCTGCCGCCTAGGCGCTGCACGTCGGCGTAGAACTGATCTACCAGGGCGGTCAGGGGCAAGGGGCTGCCGTTCTTGCGGGCCTCAGCAAGGGCGATGGCCAGATCTTTACGCATCCAGTCCACCGCAAAGCCAAAGTCGTATTGGCCCTTGTCCATGGTCAAGGCGCGGTTTTCCATCTGCCAGCTCTGGGCGGCCCCTTTGGAGATAACCTCCACCACGTCGACCACGTTCAGCCCCGCCTGCTGGGCAAAGTTGACCGCTTCGGCCAGGCCCTGCACCACACCGGCGATACAGATTTGGTTGACCATCTTGCACAGCTGGCCAGAACCGGCTTCGCCCAACCGCTTGATTTGCTTGGCGTAGGTTTTCAAAACCCCTTCGGCCTTGGCATAGATGCCGGCGTCGCCGCCCACCATGATGGTCAGCTGGCCGTTCTCGGCGCCAGCCTGGCCACCGGAGACGGGGGCGTCCAGAAAGCCCAGTTGTTTGGCCTTAAGGGCCTGGTGCAGCTCACGGGCCACTTCGGCGCTGGCGGTGGTGTGGTCCACCAGAATGGCGCCCGGGGCCATGGTGGTGATGGCTTCATAGGCCACGGCCCGCACGTCGTCGTCATTGCCCACGCACATCATCACCAGTATGGCGCCCTTGGCCGCCTCGGCCGGGGTTGCTCCCAGGGTGCCGCCGTGCTGGGCGACCCATTGCTCGGCCTTGCTGGTGGTGCGGTTATAAACGCAGACCTCAAAGCCCGCCGCTTGCAGATGCCCGGCCATGGGATAGCCCATAACGCCCAGCCCCAGAAAT
This DNA window, taken from Gallaecimonas xiamenensis 3-C-1, encodes the following:
- a CDS encoding NAD(P)-dependent oxidoreductase → MKVAFLGLGVMGYPMAGHLQAAGFEVCVYNRTTSKAEQWVAQHGGTLGATPAEAAKGAILVMMCVGNDDDVRAVAYEAITTMAPGAILVDHTTASAEVARELHQALKAKQLGFLDAPVSGGQAGAENGQLTIMVGGDAGIYAKAEGVLKTYAKQIKRLGEAGSGQLCKMVNQICIAGVVQGLAEAVNFAQQAGLNVVDVVEVISKGAAQSWQMENRALTMDKGQYDFGFAVDWMRKDLAIALAEARKNGSPLPLTALVDQFYADVQRLGGSRWDTSSLLARLQNQK
- a CDS encoding YciI family protein, which encodes MLYMIVGEDVAQSMSKRQQARPDHLARLDALQAQGRLVLAGPNPAIDSDNPGDAGFSGSLIVAEFDSLEAAQAWADADPYVAAGVYAKVLVKPFKKVLP
- a CDS encoding VOC family protein; translation: MAKIQALGGVFFKTADPDSLAAWYQQHLGLGVAEDYCGANFSPSQYPQGGFTLWSLFPKDSTYFAEDFIVNFIVDDVAGALVQVKLGDATDIKGPVLDPCGSFGWFTDPAGHRVELWQPPTDN
- a CDS encoding methyl-accepting chemotaxis protein; amino-acid sequence: MNLSLANKIRFPLFVLTLLVLVLAALAHFGSRALQEHNNSTATRLLPAINAVLQADRDFYQALVAQRDALLAKQQGQDPSSFAKVRDENVQQARDRAQKAADLTPLPRVDDWIKRFDRDIDQWQRASQQRLAGSVSLDLMGTDDAFESIRGYLDQSTEAIENHIQAMTQQAHNDADVRLVELWVATGVILVIFVLIGWLVPASVAKATARIEQRIKDISQGDGDLTARVKVTSDDELGQLATHFNHLMEQLQQQMTAVTAVVTEMDRHAQQVEGAGDATLKAINEQVGALEMVVTATEEITASIREVAQSAADSAQETRAASTEAEHGSQLAGKSVRQTRALSGTMSQASEAVALLEKEAGNIVTVLDVIGSIAEQTNLLALNAAIEAARAGDSGRGFAVVADEVRTLAGRTQESTQNIQQMITRLQQGVKGAVDAMDSGLREVDETLLAVEEATQAFADIQGRLGTVSDRAHQIAAATEQQSLVVGEINENLSRIDGQAKLSASHAKDGASEGKAVEETAKRLKQVVGRFKV